A region of Sulfurimonas sp. DNA encodes the following proteins:
- a CDS encoding hemagglutinin repeat-containing protein, with amino-acid sequence MKKPTQSISLLISYTLIFSPLHAASIQTDGTTNTTLEKARNDVPIVNIANPNASGLSHNKFREYNVEKKGLILNNSRDTTVNTQLGGFIFGNKNLTSNAKVILNEVTSSSRTRLNGYTEVAGQRADLVIANPNGLSINGAGFINTSSVTLSTGTPIINRGNLESFNILGGDISIDEDGLDAMGSDSTYIYTHFLKLNADIHAKNLEIKLGKNSIDANTNQIISSTNSNEVALLLDSSTLGGMYANRISLVGTDKGLGVNLPPEVLASTGKITITNDGDINLQNLKAKTDINIDAKDSEINIIATLEDTTKDTTKDTTKDTTEDTTEDTTEDTTNNNITGLSAGENITIKAKKVTNDALINSSNDLTITSDNLTNNRTIFSGNDMFLYTKDTLLNNEDANIFAVNNLKIAKDDSNNKTDLVKNYKANILTLNGNIDVHSESLENIADVPILTGYYRASDQSVINGVNISNDTTTVPCGSWCKNIINIRVDKVDFKGESKASAINSGKDINIYADNITNKYSLIAANGDIYLSSTVIDNQEIQIAEVTTKSIAMFRKNKYCKGSVAGACYQHGYRFKYIGTDVSKTVTVIKNISSTIQAGKDITGDVTNLNNSNIKSNQVITSSTTVSKDGDSITYKNSKNNTPIITIPTDNYGLFVKNKNPKSKFLIETNPEFAIYKNFISSDYMMSHINYDSQATSKKIGDAFYENTLVRDSIFKQTGRRFLSSAIKNDNDQFKYLMDNAIQASKSLELIPGISLSKAQINALTQDIVWMEEQVVQGEKVLVPVVYIANVNKFRLEGSQIIAGDSLNLKVATLKNSGRLEAGKSLNIEASDRITNIDGNIKANEDITLQATNDISNISATIKAKNIDLASTDGSIINKRYAKNVSYGKFGGKDNKVLIGNTSNIQASSTLNIKAAKDITIEGSKLQATNDINLDATNVNITTTVDKKDFSGGNSDNYIKEKSTTHLASNINAKNININSKDTTSVKGSNLNATNDLNVKAAKIDIIAVNNTTYTESKESSKGFFSSSQTITKKATSKNIASTLNATNVKLTTTKDNISVVGSNLNAKETLALDSAKDINIKAGYNIDYKDTKTIKTSMFSGGDLFSSSMDNIGAYDKTAESSNLKASNITLKSNTTNIQGSNLEAKKSIDIDANDINIQTAKEEHKTWEQHEKISLSFNQALEGIGNLALNMATLGLANAGGDDDDIINIKASYSKTQERTNSINNVASNIKADEDLSLKANSGDINIKGSNLASGGTTTLDAANNVNIVAAYDKDKHSYKETSGYVELKITSDKGLETEIDLTLKDEQEDLSKAKGSTIVSGSDLLIKSKNDTNIIGSDLSSGGSTTMQTDGELKIAAAKNTSTTSVDNLNIHIRGEGIPNIELKNEQLEIELGRATIDKIKKTTTDITAKKSNVSSDKNIDLTSEKSILLEGSNLKAKEDVVLTASEDITIKETKETSKIKSDEIHGVAVAKVVVKTEYVALHKAILAVQEAKKTIDTAKGNYDKYKDEVKRQEGLFAKVKQDYKNKTGFIELADVEEFKELLDDLKEDDKYYKANIALSIVTFATKNTALLSQISKTATAASKTLGTALSASIELDIDAIETQLEEYAQKSIASGVMAKNITLRAKNKATVQGSTLQATNDINIDATSTDILASKDNYDKSKDTQHQHLNISIGSSGFSMSGSVDNSETTNEQATQTNSNLQANNININTKEKTTIKGAEVKAKDTLTLKTKNLEVASVQDTSRTRENSVGISAGFGSSGINSIGVNQSNASSKAKQTILTSISGNKVDITTQEQTKLRGATISAQDAQGNDNSNLNLKTKTLLASSLNNTYNSKSMSVGIQTGITSSNSQDINKGIEGGTTEIDGVSTVSLDYSSDRTNSKTKTLATLGKGNIQIANKEDSDTKMLNRDASNNEVDIYNISSHKGLKGELDTRLLSEDGRNKIAEDITISLLAGQSIADVVTKDSVSLTGIGRGDGETSLLQNLKNKLDLQKGTKKFVNDPKNEKARDILLNPDASDEEVQKAQQQLHIYIAKEMGITPAKLKLILDSSNKGFTSQEDGAIHLATNNHTNMGDMANTTLNETSDVADLQRDAGVVKTDSYKTNRDEYSKNFGDLGQDLLDNQYSKTTGNSINNTSYNQVNANLKKHSNTIATNTKHYQTLDKGKGAHRQLKSKEIDFIKTKAKSYAQQKYNKTNPTAQEIQGAEHELAQEAMRSTDKAWSLVLGKTDKEAQKFLKENSDGLFAVKNQQEFKDGSTNGEKDIKDLSSSEYENLKNFYKDNVEKTNKESLKDLYVDDAKDRAIQTGKEIVEAVKNSPEIAKQAYESTKDYINDTSKEEIYKDSKELASNTLDDVVEFGKDVVDSTKDLYSNTTDDKTSNRINELYDDKTASTVQGLLASEKVAEGLVSIGGVTAVGKAGVKSLVKSSVQISKKLQITKAQTLAKKTNFKDANEHYIYPDNTKDLDAIPGTIKDTNLQKGDILIRYVRKDSLKRYDNKYNLENDTRGTYTTKAGENWESLSLPGKKDDYVAYKIEVLEDMPAKQSLVTPWFDQPGGGVQYKFDESVSDMAKENIDEGIKSKIKLIGEYK; translated from the coding sequence ATGAAAAAACCAACCCAAAGCATATCACTACTAATCTCATACACTTTAATCTTTTCACCACTACACGCTGCTTCTATCCAAACAGATGGAACTACAAACACCACACTTGAAAAAGCAAGAAATGATGTACCTATAGTAAATATAGCAAATCCTAATGCATCAGGACTTTCTCACAATAAGTTTAGAGAGTACAATGTAGAAAAAAAAGGTCTTATCCTAAATAACTCCAGAGATACAACTGTAAATACTCAACTAGGTGGTTTTATATTTGGTAATAAAAACCTAACTTCAAATGCAAAAGTAATACTAAATGAAGTAACAAGTAGTTCAAGAACTAGGCTTAATGGTTATACAGAAGTAGCAGGACAAAGAGCAGACCTTGTCATAGCTAATCCAAATGGACTTAGTATAAATGGAGCAGGATTTATAAATACCTCTAGTGTTACTCTTAGTACAGGAACCCCTATCATCAACAGAGGAAATTTAGAATCTTTTAACATACTTGGGGGAGATATAAGTATAGATGAAGATGGACTAGATGCTATGGGTTCAGACTCTACTTATATATATACTCACTTTCTAAAACTAAATGCTGATATACATGCAAAAAACTTAGAAATTAAACTTGGTAAAAATAGTATAGATGCTAATACTAATCAAATCATATCTTCTACAAACTCTAATGAAGTAGCCCTTCTCCTAGATTCATCTACACTAGGTGGAATGTACGCAAATAGAATCTCTCTTGTAGGAACAGATAAAGGTTTAGGAGTGAACCTACCCCCTGAAGTCTTGGCATCTACGGGTAAGATAACTATTACAAATGATGGAGATATAAACTTACAAAACCTAAAAGCAAAAACAGATATCAATATAGATGCTAAAGACTCAGAGATAAATATAATAGCTACATTAGAAGACACAACAAAAGACACAACAAAAGACACAACAAAAGACACAACAGAAGACACAACAGAAGACACAACAGAAGACACAACAAATAATAACATTACTGGCTTATCAGCTGGTGAAAATATTACTATAAAAGCAAAAAAAGTAACTAACGATGCTCTCATAAACAGCTCAAACGATTTAACCATAACTTCTGATAATTTAACTAACAATAGAACTATATTTAGTGGAAATGATATGTTTCTTTATACTAAAGATACTCTTTTAAACAATGAAGACGCAAATATATTTGCTGTAAATAATCTAAAAATAGCAAAAGATGACTCAAATAATAAAACAGACTTAGTAAAAAACTATAAGGCAAATATACTTACTTTAAATGGGAATATAGATGTACACTCAGAATCTTTAGAAAATATTGCAGATGTGCCAATCTTAACAGGATATTATAGAGCTTCAGACCAGAGTGTTATAAATGGAGTAAATATTTCAAATGATACAACAACAGTCCCTTGTGGGAGTTGGTGTAAGAATATAATAAATATAAGAGTAGATAAAGTTGATTTTAAAGGTGAATCTAAAGCTTCAGCTATAAACTCAGGTAAAGATATAAATATATATGCAGATAATATTACAAATAAATACTCTTTAATAGCAGCAAATGGAGATATATACTTATCAAGCACTGTTATAGATAATCAAGAAATACAAATAGCAGAAGTTACTACAAAAAGTATTGCTATGTTTAGAAAAAATAAATATTGTAAAGGTAGCGTTGCAGGTGCTTGTTATCAACATGGATATCGTTTTAAATATATAGGAACAGATGTTTCTAAAACAGTAACAGTTATTAAAAATATTTCTTCAACTATTCAAGCAGGGAAAGATATAACTGGTGATGTAACTAACTTAAATAATTCTAATATTAAATCTAATCAAGTCATCACAAGCTCAACAACAGTAAGTAAAGATGGGGACAGCATAACCTACAAAAACTCAAAGAACAACACTCCTATTATCACTATCCCAACAGATAATTATGGTCTATTTGTAAAAAACAAAAATCCTAAATCTAAATTTCTTATAGAAACAAATCCTGAGTTTGCTATTTACAAAAACTTCATAAGCAGTGACTACATGATGAGTCATATTAACTACGACTCACAAGCAACAAGTAAAAAGATAGGAGATGCTTTTTATGAAAACACTCTTGTAAGAGATAGTATATTTAAACAAACTGGAAGAAGGTTTTTAAGTAGTGCTATTAAAAACGATAACGACCAATTTAAATACCTGATGGACAATGCGATACAAGCAAGTAAGTCACTAGAACTAATCCCAGGAATATCTCTAAGTAAAGCTCAAATAAATGCACTTACACAAGATATAGTCTGGATGGAGGAACAAGTAGTACAAGGAGAAAAAGTACTTGTTCCAGTTGTTTATATAGCAAATGTAAATAAGTTTAGACTAGAAGGTTCTCAAATAATTGCAGGAGATAGTCTAAACTTAAAAGTAGCAACTCTTAAAAATTCAGGAAGACTTGAAGCTGGAAAAAGTTTAAATATAGAGGCATCAGATAGGATTACAAATATAGATGGAAATATAAAAGCAAATGAAGATATAACTCTACAAGCTACAAATGATATATCAAATATAAGTGCCACTATAAAAGCTAAAAATATAGACCTAGCATCTACAGATGGTTCTATTATAAATAAACGATACGCTAAGAATGTGTCTTATGGTAAGTTTGGCGGTAAAGATAATAAAGTTCTTATCGGTAATACTTCAAATATCCAAGCCTCAAGCACTCTAAACATAAAAGCAGCAAAAGATATAACTATAGAGGGAAGTAAACTACAAGCAACAAACGACATAAACCTAGATGCTACCAATGTAAATATAACAACAACTGTAGATAAAAAAGATTTTTCAGGTGGAAATTCGGATAACTACATAAAAGAAAAGTCTACAACCCACTTAGCCTCAAACATAAATGCTAAAAATATAAACATAAACTCTAAAGATACGACAAGCGTAAAAGGCTCAAACCTAAACGCAACTAATGACTTAAATGTAAAAGCTGCGAAGATAGATATCATAGCTGTTAACAACACAACATATACAGAAAGTAAAGAGTCCTCAAAAGGATTCTTCTCCTCAAGCCAAACAATAACTAAAAAAGCAACTTCTAAAAACATAGCATCTACTCTAAATGCAACTAATGTAAAACTAACAACTACTAAAGATAATATATCCGTAGTTGGTTCAAACCTAAATGCTAAAGAAACACTTGCCTTAGATAGTGCAAAAGATATAAATATAAAAGCTGGTTACAACATAGACTATAAAGATACTAAAACCATAAAAACAAGTATGTTTAGCGGTGGTGATCTCTTTAGTAGCAGTATGGATAATATTGGCGCATATGATAAAACAGCTGAGTCTTCAAACCTAAAAGCTTCAAACATCACTCTAAAATCAAACACTACAAATATACAAGGCTCTAACTTAGAGGCTAAAAAAAGTATAGATATAGATGCCAATGACATAAACATACAAACAGCTAAAGAAGAACATAAAACATGGGAACAACATGAAAAAATCTCTTTATCATTTAACCAAGCCCTAGAAGGGATTGGTAATCTAGCTTTAAATATGGCCACACTTGGTCTGGCAAATGCAGGGGGAGATGATGATGATATCATAAACATAAAAGCTTCTTACTCTAAAACACAGGAACGAACTAACTCTATAAACAATGTAGCTTCAAACATAAAAGCAGATGAAGACTTATCTTTAAAAGCAAACAGTGGTGACATAAATATAAAAGGTTCAAACCTAGCTTCAGGAGGAACTACAACCCTAGATGCAGCTAACAATGTAAATATAGTCGCAGCCTATGATAAAGACAAGCACAGCTATAAAGAAACAAGTGGATATGTAGAGCTAAAAATAACATCAGATAAAGGACTAGAAACTGAGATAGACCTGACTCTAAAAGATGAACAAGAAGACCTCTCAAAGGCTAAAGGTTCTACTATAGTATCTGGTTCAGATTTACTTATAAAAAGTAAAAATGATACAAATATCATAGGAAGTGATTTAAGTAGTGGTGGAAGCACTACTATGCAAACAGACGGTGAGCTAAAAATAGCAGCCGCTAAAAACACAAGCACAACTTCAGTAGATAACCTAAACATACATATTCGTGGTGAAGGTATACCAAATATAGAACTAAAAAATGAACAACTAGAAATAGAACTAGGTCGAGCAACTATAGATAAGATAAAAAAGACAACAACAGATATAACAGCTAAAAAGTCAAATGTTTCCTCAGATAAGAACATAGACCTAACAAGTGAAAAAAGCATACTATTAGAAGGCTCAAACCTAAAAGCTAAAGAAGATGTAGTCCTCACTGCAAGTGAAGACATAACAATAAAAGAAACTAAAGAAACAAGTAAAATAAAATCAGATGAGATACATGGAGTAGCAGTAGCTAAGGTTGTAGTAAAAACAGAATATGTTGCACTTCATAAAGCAATATTGGCAGTTCAAGAAGCAAAAAAGACAATAGACACCGCAAAAGGTAACTATGATAAGTACAAAGATGAAGTAAAAAGACAAGAGGGTTTATTTGCTAAAGTAAAACAAGACTATAAAAATAAAACAGGCTTTATAGAACTAGCAGATGTAGAAGAGTTTAAAGAACTACTAGATGACTTAAAAGAAGATGATAAATACTATAAAGCAAATATAGCATTATCAATAGTTACCTTCGCCACAAAAAACACAGCCCTATTATCTCAAATATCAAAAACAGCAACTGCTGCTTCAAAGACATTGGGTACAGCACTTAGTGCTTCTATAGAACTAGATATAGATGCTATAGAAACACAACTAGAAGAATATGCTCAAAAAAGCATAGCTTCTGGTGTAATGGCTAAGAACATAACACTAAGAGCAAAAAATAAAGCAACAGTACAAGGAAGTACTCTACAAGCAACAAATGATATAAACATAGATGCCACTTCAACAGATATACTAGCATCTAAAGACAACTATGATAAAAGCAAAGACACACAACACCAACACCTAAACATAAGCATAGGAAGTTCAGGCTTTAGTATGAGCGGTAGTGTAGATAACTCAGAGACTACAAATGAACAAGCAACTCAAACAAACTCAAACCTTCAAGCAAACAACATAAACATAAACACTAAAGAAAAAACAACTATAAAAGGTGCAGAGGTAAAAGCAAAAGACACTCTAACTCTTAAGACTAAAAACTTAGAAGTAGCATCTGTACAAGACACAAGTAGAACAAGAGAAAACTCTGTAGGTATAAGTGCAGGATTTGGTTCAAGTGGAATAAACTCTATAGGAGTAAACCAATCAAATGCTTCTTCTAAAGCTAAACAAACAATACTTACAAGCATAAGTGGAAACAAGGTAGATATAACCACACAAGAGCAAACTAAACTTAGAGGTGCAACTATATCGGCACAAGATGCACAAGGAAATGACAACTCAAACCTAAACCTAAAAACAAAAACTCTTCTAGCATCTAGCCTTAACAACACTTATAACTCTAAAAGTATGTCTGTAGGAATACAAACAGGAATAACTTCAAGTAATTCTCAAGATATAAACAAAGGTATAGAAGGTGGGACAACAGAGATAGATGGAGTAAGCACTGTATCACTAGACTACTCTAGCGATAGAACCAACTCAAAAACAAAAACCTTAGCAACCCTAGGAAAGGGAAACATTCAAATAGCAAATAAAGAAGACTCAGATACAAAAATGCTAAATAGAGATGCAAGTAATAATGAAGTAGATATTTATAATATAAGTTCTCATAAAGGTCTTAAGGGTGAACTTGATACTAGGCTCTTGAGTGAGGATGGTAGAAATAAGATAGCAGAAGACATAACTATAAGTCTTTTAGCAGGTCAATCTATTGCTGATGTAGTCACAAAAGATTCCGTATCATTAACAGGGATAGGTAGAGGAGATGGAGAAACATCTTTACTACAAAACTTAAAAAATAAACTAGACTTACAAAAAGGAACAAAAAAGTTTGTAAATGACCCAAAAAATGAAAAAGCTAGAGATATATTACTAAATCCAGATGCATCTGATGAAGAAGTTCAAAAAGCTCAACAACAACTACATATATATATAGCAAAAGAGATGGGAATAACACCAGCAAAATTAAAACTAATATTGGATTCTAGTAATAAAGGATTTACTTCACAAGAAGACGGTGCTATTCATTTAGCTACAAATAATCATACTAATATGGGAGATATGGCAAATACTACTCTAAATGAAACATCAGATGTAGCAGACTTGCAAAGAGATGCAGGTGTAGTAAAAACAGATAGCTATAAAACTAATAGAGATGAGTACTCTAAAAACTTTGGTGACTTAGGACAAGACCTGCTAGATAATCAATACTCAAAAACAACAGGTAACTCAATAAATAATACAAGCTATAACCAAGTTAATGCAAATCTAAAAAAACATAGTAATACTATAGCAACAAACACAAAACATTACCAAACGCTAGATAAAGGTAAAGGTGCTCATAGGCAACTAAAGAGCAAAGAAATAGACTTTATAAAAACAAAAGCAAAATCCTACGCACAACAAAAGTACAATAAAACAAATCCAACAGCACAAGAGATACAGGGTGCGGAGCATGAACTAGCGCAAGAGGCTATGCGAAGTACAGATAAAGCTTGGTCTTTAGTGTTAGGTAAAACAGATAAAGAAGCTCAGAAATTTTTAAAAGAAAATTCTGATGGTTTATTTGCTGTAAAAAATCAGCAAGAGTTTAAAGATGGTTCTACAAATGGGGAAAAAGATATAAAAGACTTGTCATCTAGTGAGTATGAAAATCTTAAGAATTTTTATAAAGATAATGTAGAAAAAACAAATAAAGAATCACTAAAAGACTTGTATGTAGACGATGCTAAAGATAGAGCTATACAAACAGGTAAAGAAATTGTTGAAGCAGTTAAAAACTCACCTGAAATAGCAAAACAGGCTTATGAAAGCACAAAAGATTATATCAACGATACATCTAAAGAAGAGATATACAAGGACTCCAAAGAATTAGCTTCTAATACTCTTGATGATGTAGTTGAATTTGGAAAAGATGTTGTTGATTCTACTAAAGATTTGTATTCAAATACTACAGACGATAAAACATCAAATAGAATAAACGAACTATATGATGATAAAACAGCTTCAACTGTACAAGGATTACTAGCTTCTGAGAAAGTAGCTGAAGGACTAGTTAGTATTGGTGGAGTTACTGCTGTAGGTAAAGCAGGTGTTAAATCTCTTGTTAAAAGCTCTGTACAAATAAGTAAAAAATTACAAATTACAAAAGCACAAACATTAGCAAAAAAAACTAATTTTAAAGATGCAAATGAACACTATATATATCCAGATAACACTAAAGATTTAGATGCAATTCCTGGAACAATAAAAGATACTAATTTGCAAAAAGGGGATATACTTATTCGTTATGTTAGAAAAGATTCTTTGAAACGTTATGATAATAAATATAATTTGGAGAACGACACAAGAGGAACATATACAACTAAAGCAGGTGAAAATTGGGAAAGTTTGTCACTCCCAGGAAAAAAAGATGATTATGTGGCATATAAAATAGAAGTTTTAGAAGATATGCCAGCAAAACAGAGTTTGGTAACTCCTTGGTTTGACCAACCAGGCGGTGGAGTTCAGTATAAGTTTGATGAGAGTGTTTCTGATATGGCTAAAGAGAATATAGATGAAGGAATAAAATCTAAGATAAAATTGATTGGAGAATATAAATAA